In Dermacentor silvarum isolate Dsil-2018 chromosome 10, BIME_Dsil_1.4, whole genome shotgun sequence, the genomic stretch TAGATGGTCAGTGTGGAGAGGTGTACAGCGACTCAAAAGGCGGCAGCCAGAGCCTTTCAAACGGGCCGCATATCAATACAAGCGGCCAGCATCTTGAACACCATCGATGGGATCGTCCCTTACATCATTTACTGGTTTCCCGCGCACGTCGGCTGAGTAAAGGGCGTCGCCCTGAACCCCAACGAGTCGGCCCACGCAGCAGCGCACGCGCTCACCGACCGCGCTGTTGTAGAGATGGGCGACGGCTACAGCGCCGATGACGACGCAGGACCATAAAGATACTCCAACCACACACAACGAGATTACCAAAAATTACTACATAGCGAGGAGGGTTTTCACACCCTCACGCTCAaaactaaacagagcacaggcagtCTCACTGCGCTTACTCCAAATCCATTCGTATCCGTCATTGGCATATTTAAATGAAATCTATCCACACAAATTCCCTGACGCCGCCTGCACCGCTTGCGGGTGCAGACCGCTACGTTAGCACATATGCTCTAGGAGTGCGGGTCGCTCGGCCCGACTTACAGCAAGACCGAGTGGGATGCGCTTCTGCACAGCACAAACCTCCAAGACCAAATCCTGGCTGTCCAGCGCGCCCGCGACAGGGCCGGTAGGCTAGACCTGCATGCCGGTCCCCACGTGGGAGTAGCCGGTTGGCGCGGGGCAACCTCCGCGTATGCACTGGACCCTAATAAAGTTATACTCACTCACgcaccacgtgacgtgtgcaatcgggCACGCACGAGGCACACCTTTAGTgagccacaaccgtggagcagtCGTGGCTTCAGGCAAGCGCGATCATCTCGCACCGCGGagccccgggttcgattcccactcagACCACAATTTATcaaattttcatttcaaagccactaatttgctttgtttacaggaacctcccagAGGAATGTGAtgccaatccgagcatttttaaacgtgtttttactctttgctgCGTCGGCCCTTTTTCGTCACGGCACAGTTTCATCAAGGTCtctgcaaggtcaccgccaagggcaccgtcaACATAGACATCTAAGGCTTTTCCGCCTTaatatagacgagaaaacgatcgccagaaggcgctgctgcgcctccagacagcgcccccaatgtggaaatttcaagcagcgcggtcgcgccgtggtgcagtctccgctttgtttacattgtttcgcccgcgctttccttcgctgctcgtgctcacggcgctccgttttcgacggcggcagatcgcctgcttgctgaacagcgatgcaaagactgcactgcggtttcaagacggttgccgacgccaacagctttttttcgtggcggcGAACCTCAAGAAaagggagcgtctgcttccacacgtgtgtggtgttgaacaaattgtgggtggtgatgtgacagtgaaagccaagtgcgcgtcggaggtgtccaacaagattgtatacgacatcgagttacaGGTACACActgagttcagtaatttagtcacttttatttctctatgatgcagtcacaaagcggtcatgcatgcttgcagagatgtgcagagacggtgacgattgcggttggtttcgttggtcgctgggcgcgcacgcacggctgctctcattttggctcccaggcagtggcatcagcactgtcggaacagaaagaacagatgcattaggcaccaataagccaataaaattaattaacgatgtaagtactacctatgtgcataatgccttatatcatgctgtataaatatttaatgtatatcctgccttattcaatgcagatgttagagtcatgggaactcattgcattattgagcaaggtatcttttcactggtcacgagaaatcactcgtacaaactgctccgcgaaatgaacccagatcacggtaaccagcgattaccttgggaccagcagcacgagcgcaagaattagcgatacatgcctcatcaaagcaaatctagtttctcgtcgggcgaatgacccgccgcagctaaagtaagctcacaccgatggccggctactacacgaaacgaagattcttggcaggaagagtgaagcatgAAGAATGGGCAAGATGGCagttactttaaaacatgcttggatattgtgaacccagaaagcatggccaagcaacaaacataacgcgcgcgtctcgggcagctgctttgcgatctgccgcttaccgacgcatgcgatgaccgcagcttgcattaaatacggattgccaccacacaaaagacaagtaacgtgcggccctatttgttgcctgtacaactaggaatttaagttgcagcgtttggaaaaaggatataattatcttgagccagtctttgccgatcgcgagtgaacgaacagtacaatcaattaaattcgtaggttttacgtgccaaaagcacaatatcattatgaggcacgctgtaatggatggtctcaggaataaatttgaccaccgggggttctttaacgtgcacaaaaatcaaagtacatggtaagaactgtattcttgcatttcgcccccatcgaaatgcggccgccgtggccgggaatcgaggtcgcgtcgtcgagcttagcggcgctacacgtatgcatttaccgctaagctaacaaggtggatttcactgtacgattcaactacgcgacacgtctaaacaaacggccatgcgctaaatacaggcacattactattgcgtttttatcgagcggccgtgatatcgcacgcgaatgcgaaagtacgtgactcacttgactcggcgcactgcagttatccacgcttgtcgtctgtcctcctcgtaccacctccccaaaattctgtaggacttcacgggtggctttcgacctttcgaggcgcttgtggcaatcaacaacacagcagtattgcgtaccacatttcctggttgatgaggtcgcgctcaccgtcgcgaaaacaacgcacgcgagCGCTCGCgtcgtagagaacacgggcgcgcgctggtccggcggcgaccttcgacacttccatccgtcCGCCAGGGGAGTagtcggcgctggtgccgcgtgGGCAAACTTTACGTTGCCTCGTCTATAACGACACAACGTATTGTCACCTTTTAAATGAGTTAAGTATGAGGCACGGAGGTTTTGCATGAGGCCTGTACTGCAGCGAGCACTCCTCCATCGcgctttcaatcaatcaatcaatcaatcaatcaaagcaaCTTTTATTTCGCAACTTTACAAGGCGAAAATGGTGGCCGAAGAAAAAGCTGCTACACTGCAGCTTGACTGGGCTCCAGCCACCCATCAGCAATGGAGACGAAACACATTTAGCATTTCTAAACATTCATAAAAAGCATTGTACCAGACATACAATGAATCCAAGATTACATTACAATCAAACACGCATCTCTAAGGACATGTAGGaagtaaaaatgaaatagaaaggCTAAGTACTCATAATATGCATACATAATACAATGGctagacacacacacaaaaagatttTTTTAGTAATATTTTTATTGCGTGAATAAACTTCTTATGTCTTTCATCGTTAACGTTGTGATGTCAATACTCAGTGTGTCATAGTGATTTAATGTCGTTGGCAATGTATGCCGAATGCTCTGCCGGCCATACTGTCTGCGCGAAAAACGAACGTGCCATGGTGGTTGATAGCGAAAAAAATACGCTGTCGGGGTGTGCTCAAGTTGTGCAATATCGAGAAAAGCATCTAATCTGGCCTGAACTGCTTTCTTATATGAACACAGTAGAGTGTAAGTGTACATATCTCCTACATTAAGGATTTTATGTGTTTCAAAAAGAGGCGCGATGTGTTCTAAATAAGAAGCACTTGATACCGCGCGGACTGCACTTTTTTGTACTAAAACGAGTTTGCGTAGATTCTCAGCTGTAGTGTTACTCCAAACTAGCACACAATAACACAAATAAGAACTAAACAGGGCATCATAAAGCAATCTTCTAATTGCCACCGGGAGATCTTGTCGGCACCTATTCATTATGCCCACTGTTTTGCTTAATTTAAGCAATAATGACTGAATGTGCTAGTTCCAGGTTCATTAAATATAATGCCAAGTGTTCTTACACATTTTTCAATTGAAACATTGAACGGGCCAAGCATAAGGGAATCAGGTACCTTAACCAATGTTCCTAACGCACGAAAcaacacacactttgttttcgATTCATTCAGTGTCAAACAATTTGTCTTGCATCATTCATTTGCTCTAGAACAAAACGCATCTGCCTCGACAGTAACGGGCACTATATCTTTTCTCGCAAAAAACACAGAGCAATCATCTGCGTAGATCACAAATTTgcaagttttatttattttatttgcattttttatttatttttatttattgcaagTTTTATTTATTATATCATTGATATAAAAGAGGAAAAGGATAGGCCCCAAAATACTTCCTTGTGGAACCCCTGATACTATCTTTGTCATGCGCGATTTGTATCTGCCTATTTCAGTATATTGTGATCGACCCGTGAGGTATGAACGAATTAATACCAGCGCTACTTCTCTAAATCCATAGCGTTCCATTTTATCTAATAAAATGGTGTGATTCACAcggtcaaaagctttactgaaatCCAAGTATAGTCCGAGTGCCACCAATTTATTTTCTATGTTCCCTAAAGTAATTTCTTTTTGCAGTAAAAGAGCACTCTGTGTAGAACGACGTTACCTAAACCCAAATTGATGACTTTTTATAAGGTTATGTTTGCTACAGAAACTGTCAATTCGTGCATTAATCACCTTTTCAAGCCCTTTCGAGAAAACAGGTAAAGTTGAGACTGGACGATAGTTAGAAAAAGTGTTTTTATCCCCACCTTTATGGATTACGGTTACCTTAGCTACCTGCATGTTATTTGGAAAATGCCAGTAGAAATTGCGATATTAAATATAGGCGAAATGACAGGGGCGATCTCATTTAACACATACTTAATGGGCTTAATTTGTAAGTCATCGGCATCTCGACTATGGCTATTCTTAAGGCCTTCGAAAACCCTTATAACTTCTGCGATCGAAGTAGTCTGAAAGAAGAAAGAATGTGGAGTTCTAGGGATACACGCAGCACATACAGAAGTGTTCTCTGTGTTACCTATACGCGCAAAAAAGTCATTAAAGCGGTTCGCAAGTTCTTCTCCTTTAAATACGATATTATCAGCGACAAGGTGATCAATACAGTTTGACATCGACTTTCGGTTTAAGATTGTATTTAATTTCTTCCAAAGAACATACTGTTATGCAGGCAATCATTATCAAAAATACGTCTGTAGTATTCTTCCTTCGACTTCCTAATTGCCTTGGTAAGCTGATTTCTAAATGACTTAAATTCTACAAACTTACTGCGGTCACGAGACTGAAGAAACGCCTGAAACATTTTGTCTTCGATTTTGATCATCTTCCGCAGGTGTCGAGTAACCCAAGATTTCCTTGATTTTTTACTCCTACgaaaagcttttattggaaaagaGGCATAATAGCACTGTTTGAAAAGATCTAGGAATTTATCATAGGACGCATTTGCATCTGTAATCGCCAGTACTTCGCTCCAGTCAACATGCCTGACGTTCTCTAGGAATTTTTCTAACGTGAATGTTGAAATATCGCGATACTCTATTTCTGGAGCTTCTCGTTTCTCGATTGAATGCAGTCTCTCCATCATTATTACAATGGGCAAACGATCGCTCAAATCGGAGCTTAGGACTTTGGAGATAAGTTTTTCGGCACGAGAGTTGGTGATAAATATGTCTAGTAGAGATGTGCACGAAGTCGTAATTCGTGTTGGAGATGCTATTTCATTCCGAAAACCATTGCATTGTAAAATCAGCAGTAGATTTATAGCAGGTCCGGAGTCACTTAAGATATCAATATTGAAATCCCCACCTAGTGTTAGCGTGTATCCATTTTCATTTGCATGTGAAAACAAATTGCTAAGGAAAATAAGAAATGCTGGAATACTGCCATTTGGTGGTCTATACACAACGCCAAACATGTTTTTACCGTTTCTAATGCACAAAATTTCATAGTCTAAAGTGGTCGTAGTAAAATCGTTCAATAATTGGAAACCTGGAAAATTTATCTGCAATGACACACCACCGCCACGTCTGTCCCGTCGATTCAAATAGAACTGGCTATAACCCGGGAGCACAAAATGCTCAGAATCCTCGCTGTACCATGTCTCGGTAAACATCAGCACATCAAAATGAGTACCACAGGAATCCAAGAGAAGCAGTAGGTCGTCCCGTTTTGGCAAGACAGACCTTGCATTTAAGTGGAAAAGTTTCAACCATTTTCTTGCCTTCTTGATTCTTATGATATGCGCAAGTTCTTCTGCGGAAATGCTGTTTTCAGCCATGACTCACTAGAGTGCTGACGTCTGCATACCTAGGCGTAAAAGCCTCTCTCAACTGTCTGTGCTAATAATCTTATCAATGTCGCTCTCACGCTGAATTGACAGTACGGGAGACGCGTCGGTGCGGCGCGCGAAAATGGACccatttttttttgtccacaCGTACTTCCATGCGCAAGCTCGCTTTCGCGCCATGCTCGCTCCGAGCAGCTTTTTCATAAATGGACAAAGATGCTCATTTATGAAGATGGGCGAGTCCTCTCGTGCACCTTGCGCTTCTTGGGAAGATGAAGTGAAGCCGAGAGTTGCATTGGATAGTCTTTTCTTTCGTGATTTTTCTAGCACCTGGTCACGCTTATCGCGTCTTTGAAACTGCACGATTAGGTTTGTTTGTCGTATTTTGTGGGTGCTCTGTGGCACAAATCAATGTCAGTATGAGATATGGGCACACCTATAGCATCGCCTATCTTTTTCAGGATGTCAGGAAGGCTTTCACGTGGTTCCTGCAGAACCCCTTTGATTTCCAGGTTTTTGCTTCGCGAGTATTGTTCCGCTTTTACAAGACTCGTTTGATATTCAAGCAGGCCCTGTTCAAGCAAGTTGAGTCTGCCGAAgcgtttcgttttctttcttcaaGGAGCTGTTTTCACCAACTGTAGCTGCTGCCTGACGGTTGGAGTCTTCGAAGCTTTTGCTGATAAATTCCATGCTTTGTTTCATTTCTGCCCACTCAGCGCGCACACTGCCTTCCTCCGTACCCATGCTCCTATCGATTGCTTCCTTAAATGACTTCAATTCGGATTTAAGCTCGTCCTTGAGATCCTGAAAAAGCTTCACGAACTCTTTCGTCATACTGAATCAGAGGGGAAAATCCAGAGGCAAAAACAACGATCATGCAGTCTTATTTTTGACAGCAGTGACAGCTAGCAGAAAGCACGATAGAGAATTTATCGCCACCGCGCTAAGCCTGCGCGTGACATCCGGAATGCATGGCACACCAGTACGTGCGAACGCTGCGAAGCGCGCCATGCgtcaaccgggctcctctctcgcgcttctttctggacacgctgcgccatctagtggcactgccgagaagtgcgtgcgtggcctccgagacaaggAGCGCGGCACGTCGGTGCTGGCGAACGCtcagaattgttccctcgcttgccgcacactcagtggtacatactcagcgacccaagttggcgggaggatcattgaagagcggcacacacccaatGGCATTCATGGTGCAGCTCGCTGAAGCGTTGTCATGCAAGGAGTTCATTGAAAGCAACCCATATCAGAAGcgtttgtggcgcagcctgcaaGTGCGTCGAGTTACTGTGCTTAAGGAGCTGGTGTGGATTATATTGCACTCAGCATCAGATAAATTTAAGGGAAAGCGGGGAAGTTACAACTAAGCGTCGCAAATGCGCATGCTGATAAATGAAAGTTGTTGAAGTTAGGCTGACCTgacgaatatatttttttaacagcggaactgtttaggctcttggttaggccgcgtagtgcgaacaaaaaactacGCCTGGCGATAATGTCatcgcgcgttgcctagcaaccacctcacggagtggcgtgtgcttcgccttctctccgtgccgtgcacatgttgccttgacatgggacgttaaggagagggaaggagagcatgcgcgcggcgcgcgctatgtttgggagagagagagagtgaggaattgtagcagcaccaacgagacaaCACGTGGAGCTGCTGCCAacccgtccgcgtttccccgcgttcgcgccgaacccgcgcggtgtccgtgactgcagccagcgcctctggcggcggctcggcaggtttcgaccagccacgccccggcaagtgtggaggcgcggCTTGGCCGTGACGCcgccggggagataaagctcggagccgcctcgacggcggcagaactctcgttgactctgtggcgagtgcatgtagccttgacatgggacaaccAATTAAGATCTGGACacctgaagaagaagccgctcatctggaagcgcttcgcgtggccaagcaagaatctgcgcgtcgccggcaagccgattcggaataccatcccggccacggcagccgcatttcgatgggggcgaaatgcgaaacacccgtgtacttagatttaggtccatgttaaagaaccccaggtggtccaaatttctgtagtcacccactgcggcgtgcctcataatcagatcgtggttttggcacgtacaaccacataatttaatttttaaaattcggaataccgtgcctagctaGCAGCACTTAgaatttcctagcaaaacttagccaagcctagtaaaacctggaagaagcgaggtcaatcaccagctccactgtttacttcagcattgcaccacttaTGCAAGCTGCCCACATATTTTTGTATGCTGCCCACTGTTGCACAAAGGCGGTGGTTGTGCTGCTCACTCGCGCTTCTAACTCCGGTGACAGCAATTTCTCGcattctctccccctcccccccccccgaattttctGTGCACCGGAATGCTTGGCACCTGTCCCCTCCTGATCCTCCTCCCTGAGAAAAATgcgcacccctccccccccccccccccccacacacacacacatcgaaAAAAACTTGTGGCACATTGCAGCTAGCTTCGACAGAGGGCCGTAGAGGCAAAATTTAGAACTCCTGGCAGGTTAATGCGATTGATCGATGTAAACAGTGAGACGAGAAAAAAAACAGCTTGTAATATGTTATCGGCCAACTGTGGTCTTTATTATCACAGAATTTATGCACTCGAATTGATGACCTTGAATGCGAACTGGACCTGTACATTTGTTACTTAAGCAGCAGTAGCTATCAAAGCTTCTTGTTTGGTTAGAACAAAATAATCGCGTACGCAAAAGATGAAGTAATATAAGAACACCTGATAAAAGGCATTCGCATTTGATTCATGTGCAAAGTGGCAGTTGTTATTTGATATTACCGTCATCAAGCGCGCGTCGAATGAAGGCGGTAAAACTTCATATATGTCAAGCCACTTTCCAACATAAGTACAAAAAACAGTGTTTGTTCGCACAACGCCTATGTACTTGTTCGCAGGAGCCTGCCCACGGGCCACAAGGCTGCCGCCTTGTATTATAAGTGCATGGAGAATACTACGCACGAGGTCGTCGCGACTGCTGTGAGAGAGCTGCACCAGTTCATGGCTGACCGAGGCATTCCGTGGCCCGATGAACCTGCCTCGCCGAGCACCGCTCCGTTGGCCGTCCTGTTCGATTTGGCGATCAATTGGCAGCTACCGCTCTGGTTCAGCGCTCACTTGTCCCCCGTACCAGATAGCCATAGTCGGGCCGTTGTGCTGACGCCCAGTGGCTTGACTCTCTCCTGGGCGAAACATCACCAGGAGATCGTGGGAAAAGGAGCCTTCGTGGCTTACTATACGGCCTTCGTCGACGCTCTGTCACCAGCTGAGAACGTCGTTTACCAGGACATGGATAGCATCAGGAAAGTCGCCCACGTCGAAAGCACCATCCTGCAGGAACTCGCGAACGCCGAGAAAGCCCGGATTCCGCCACCCGGGTCGTGGCAGTTCCCGCTTCGCGAAGCGACTCACCACACGCCCAGCATCCCCGCCGAACAGTGGCTGAGCGAAATAAGCAAGAACTTCGACGTGGCGCCAGCCGTTGCGGGCACCGATCTCTTGGTGACTGCCAACGGAATGTTTCTCAAGTCGGTGGACTCGGTGTTCGCGCACTTCGGCCAGAGGGAGCTGCTGTCACACCTGGCCTGGTTCTTCGTACAGCTGCTTGCTCCGGTGGCCGACCCACGCCTGCTGGTCGCCAGGTACGGGAGCGAAGAGCGCGCCAGCGCTCACAggccgctcttctgcgccgcccACGTAGAAGTCGTATTCAGGGTCCTCATCATCTCCCTGTACGCAGTCCCTCGCTTCTCGGCGAGCTTGAGGAACAACGTCGACGCGCTCCTGCGTGGCATACGCCACACGGCGGCCGAAAGACTGAGCGCCCTGCCTTGGCTCGACGAGGCCTCAAAGATGCGCGGCCGCGTCAAGCTGGAGCGGATGAAGACAACGCTGTGGCCCGCGCCGGAACTTCTGAAAGAGTCGGGACTGGTGCACTTGTGCCGAAACTTTGCTTGGTCGAACGCGTCCACCTTTTTCGAAGCTTGGTTGAACAGCCGCCGCGCCCTGCGGCAGCTGGCCCAGGCCGAAAATTTCGACGTCGGCTTGCCTGCGAACCTCGCATTGCCGCTGCTGGAGTACGACTACCTCCGGAACAGCGTGCGGGTGTCCGTGCAGTCTCTATCGAGGCCCGTCTACTACGGCCACGGAACCATCGCCATGTTCTACGGTGGTCTCGGTTTTCTGTATGCCAGGGAAATGATCAAGGCGTTGGACAGCGAGGGTTCGCGAAGGGATTACCGAGGTGCCCTGACCGAGGACCCGTGGATGTCGTCCGTGTGGCGCGACGCCCTGAGGGATCCCGAAGCCTGCCTGGAAGGAGCCTCGGCGGGCGGCTACTTTCCGGAAATTCCGGCCCTGGAAATATCCTACGCGTCGCTGGAAAGTGCGTTCGACGTTTCGGCGACTCCGATGAGCGAGCGACTCGGGGAGAGGCGCCTGTTCTTTCTGACACTCTGCTACTTCCTGTGCAGTCGCTCGGGCTTCGAACAACACCCGGTTTCGGGTGGCGACTGCAACAAAGCTGTCTCCAACTTCGCGCCCTTCGCGGAGACGTTCAGTTGCCCGTCCGGTTCCGGCATGCGGCCTCGAAAGCGCTGTTTCTTTTTTGGTCCTTAAGCAGTAGTGCTCTGCTTGATTACAGCGATAATCATATTTTTTCGCAATTCGTAAACCTACGCGTCAAGTCCTAGTACACGCGTTTCGAGTGCCCGGTGCACATCTTTAAATAGATGCTTACAAAGTTTAATTCCTCACCCTAATGAAATGTGCCTCGAACACTCTCTGGATAGCTGGAAAATGACTCCAAAACAGTTTTGCTCCCTTTGGATTCTAATAGGTACTGAACTCCCTCATTCAATTCGTCGCTACTGTCGCATAAATTTAACCACGAGTTTGCGCGCTTACTTTCTCATAGCTGCGTGTCATGTCTACTTGAGCATTTCTGACGTGATGATTTACGAGTATGTGGTGTTGAAGTATGGGGAACACGCCGACTGCAACGCCAGTACGTATGAAAAACCACGCGCTACCTTTGTATAGGGAAAATCCTAAATAGAGTATAAGCAGCGACAGGGAATGATATAGCAGCTGATTTACTTCAGCCCTGCTGTACAAAACAAATTTCTGCATTTCAGCGACACCCTTCTTGTGACATCAATGGTCCAAAATGTCTAATCTCACCAGAACGCGAAATTTCACCTTGGGATGTTCAATGCTTACACAGCTCAAATTTTTTTATGTGCTGAGATCCCACCCGCCGTGGGCATCGGTTTGCAAACTCCATCAAAATGGCTGTCTACGGACAATTAAAGTAGTACTGTTGAGGGAAAGACCTAAAACAGGTGCAGGTAATGTCGATTCATGGGTACCTGCACCTCTTAAAGCCACCACATCTCCTAACGAAGTAGCGTGTGATATTCAAGGGCTCTGAGTTGACTAAGTTTTCTATACTTGGCCTACCCATTTTATGACCAATGGGTAGCATTGTTGTGAAAATTTAGTATAGCTCTAAAGGGTACGGGACCGGGTAGAGATAGATGGCCTGGATATACTTCCCCCGCCGGCGACCAGACTGCTCAGTCCAGAAATCCAGCAGCAGTGAGCGCCCGTCGTTCCTGATCCTCCGGCCGTAGCAGGTCGTGCTAGCTCGAGCTGGACTGTGCTACTTCCCACTGTTCCAGAGTAGGATTAAGAAATGAACGTAAGTTGAGAGCATTGCGTCACGTTCAGACTGCATGGTGTTAGGAGACGCACTCATTCCGGTGCGGGATTTTGTATGGGCAGAGAGTGGAAGGTATTGCGAAAGGTTTGTTTGAAGGCGACGCCAAACTTCCGACTCGTCGTGAGTGTGTTTTGCTTGGCAGCGTGCTTTGACGTTTGTGTGCCCATTCTTGGACACCCACGCTGAATTCCGCATCTGCTACTGTGGTGTATAGTGCTTAAATGTACTTGAAGTAAAAATAACTGCGCAAAAGAGACGAGAGCAAAAACAAGACAGGTACAACAGGCAGGCGCTGTCCTGTCTGTTGTATCttttgcgcagtttttttttcttcaagtatgttacaccaactcgcccacattTAAATGTACTTATAGGCGTATGTCGTACCTACTTCCCTGTGGCTtcgcactacctccgggatcggcccacgcaagaggcctcacttctaccagaaagctcgccttcgagcatagcgttcgccgccagtgtttcctggtaaacattacggttgcataagctgcagttgccgggaagcgtgagaagcagtcagggatatcTGAATACtaacgcgttccactcttaaaagcgaagcttaagcgtcctccaatttttctttgcactaataattatttattttttattattgaatACATA encodes the following:
- the LOC125941080 gene encoding endothelin-converting enzyme 1-like, whose amino-acid sequence is MQEAIVEVESYLRPTGLRCSSTKSELLLFRKAWGSRPKGRKTVEESYIHLYTTDGKEILRVDTIRVLAMFIETKGGNGTALREIVAKTDNAFRLVKRISRRHRGPRKKKKLRLINAFVLCHVVYTVAMHNWLWSLPTGHKAAALYYKCMENTTHEVVATAVRELHQFMADRGIPWPDEPASPSTAPLAVLFDLAINWQLPLWFSAHLSPVPDSHSRAVVLTPSGLTLSWAKHHQEIVGKGAFVAYYTAFVDALSPAENVVYQDMDSIRKVAHVESTILQELANAEKARIPPPGSWQFPLREATHHTPSIPAEQWLSEISKNFDVAPAVAGTDLLVTANGMFLKSVDSVFAHFGQRELLSHLAWFFVQLLAPVADPRLLVARYGSEERASAHRPLFCAAHVEVVFRVLIISLYAVPRFSASLRNNVDALLRGIRHTAAERLSALPWLDEASKMRGRVKLERMKTTLWPAPELLKESGLVHLCRNFAWSNASTFFEAWLNSRRALRQLAQAENFDVGLPANLALPLLEYDYLRNSVRVSVQSLSRPVYYGHGTIAMFYGGLGFLYAREMIKALDSEGSRRDYRGALTEDPWMSSVWRDALRDPEACLEGASAGGYFPEIPALEISYASLESAFDVSATPMSERLGERRLFFLTLCYFLCSRSGFEQHPVSGGDCNKAVSNFAPFAETFSCPSGSGMRPRKRCFFFGP